The proteins below come from a single Poecilia reticulata strain Guanapo linkage group LG5, Guppy_female_1.0+MT, whole genome shotgun sequence genomic window:
- the pfdn5 gene encoding prefoldin subunit 5, whose amino-acid sequence MAVNLTDLSLPQLEGLKGQLDQEVEFLTSSISQLKIAQNKFVEAKDSLTVLNPNNKGKELLVPLTSSMYVPGTLNDVEHVLVDVGTGYYVEKNVGESKAFFKRKIDFLTKQIEKIQPALQEKHAMKQAVIEVMNLKIQQLQQSQQASQMVGNTKA is encoded by the exons ATGGCGGTGAATCTCACAGACCTCTCCCTTCCTCAATTGGAAGGATTAAAAGGCCAACTGGACCAg gagGTTGAGTTCTTGACGTCTTCCATAAGTCAGCTGAAAATTGCCCAGAACAAGTTTGTTGAAGCAAAAGACAGCTTAACTGTCCTGAACCCAAACAATAAAG GAAAAGAGTTGCTCGTGCCTCTCACCAGTTCT ATGTACGTTCCTGGAACGTTAAATGATGTGGAACATGTCTTAGTGGATGTGGGGACTGGATATTATGTTGAAAAG AATGTGGGGGAGTCAAAGGCATTCTTCAAGCGTAAAATAGACTTCCTCACAAAGCAGATAGAGAAAATTCAGCCGGCTCTTCAAGAGAAACACGCTATGAAACAAG ctgtCATTGAAGTAATGAATCTGAAGATCCAGCAATTACAACAGAGCCAACAGGCATCACAGATGGTTGGAAACACAAAGGCCTGA
- the LOC103465368 gene encoding prefoldin subunit 5-like has protein sequence MAVNLPSFSQPGLECFNQLQQEAEFLVCSVRQLKDSQARYTHALESVEIMNRNRNGEFLVPLTSYMYVPGALNADHVLVNIGAGFHVEKSMEEAKAFLKRQIDLVSKQVEKVESVVEEKCLIIKGGKASIPTTGAASHGS, from the exons ATGGCGGTAAATCTCCCAAGCTTCTCTCAGCCTGGCTTGGAGTGCTTTAATCAACTACAACAG GAAGCCGAGTTCCTGGTGTGTTCAGTCAGACAGCTGAAAGACTCCCAGGCCCGGTACACTCACGCACTGGAGAGCGTAGAGAtcatgaacagaaacagaaatg GAGAATTCCTTGTGCCCCTCACTAGCTAT ATGTATGTTCCTGGAGCTTTAAACGCGGACCACGTCCTGGTGAACATCGGGGCCGGATTTCATGTGGAAAAG AGCATGGAGGAAGCCAAGGCCTTCTTAAAGCGGCAGATAGACCTCGTCTCAAAGCAGGTGGAAAAGGTTGAGTCAGTTGTTGAGGAGAAATGTTTAATCATCAAAG GAGGGAAGGCGTCTATTCCGACAACGGGAGCTGCCAGCCACGGGTCATGA